Proteins encoded in a region of the Apilactobacillus apisilvae genome:
- a CDS encoding GntR family transcriptional regulator — protein sequence MVLPIYIQIHNKIRKKVEDGVWKLGEKIPSERELSVNFNVSRMTLRQAIQTLVDEGILEQRMGSGTFVTNEKIQEKMSGVTSFTDIMLAQGKKPSSKTISYHSLEPSLSEVEKLKINQNEKVVRMERIRYGDGLPICFEIATVPEKIVQNLSKYDVTNSFYASLEKKLGLIPKVSNQTVSATLASEKISDYLDIKKGDAILLMRQTTALQNGEPFEYVRTQYVGERFEFYLDSKKSTFE from the coding sequence ATGGTTTTACCAATTTATATTCAAATTCATAACAAAATTAGAAAAAAGGTTGAAGATGGTGTATGGAAACTAGGGGAAAAAATTCCTTCTGAAAGGGAACTTTCTGTTAATTTTAATGTTAGTAGAATGACATTACGTCAAGCTATTCAAACTTTAGTAGATGAAGGCATTTTAGAACAAAGAATGGGTTCAGGAACTTTTGTTACTAATGAAAAGATTCAAGAAAAAATGTCTGGAGTCACTAGTTTTACGGATATAATGTTAGCTCAAGGTAAGAAGCCTTCTAGTAAAACTATTTCGTATCACTCTTTGGAACCTTCATTAAGTGAAGTTGAAAAATTAAAAATTAATCAAAATGAAAAAGTTGTTAGAATGGAAAGAATTCGTTATGGCGATGGTTTACCCATTTGTTTTGAAATTGCAACTGTTCCAGAAAAAATTGTTCAAAACCTAAGTAAATATGACGTAACTAATTCTTTTTATGCATCTTTAGAAAAGAAACTAGGTTTAATTCCTAAAGTTTCTAATCAGACAGTTTCTGCAACATTGGCATCTGAAAAAATTTCTGATTATTTAGATATTAAAAAGGGTGATGCTATTTTATTAATGCGACAAACAACAGCATTACAAAATGGAGAACCTTTTGAGTATGTAAGAACTCAATACGTGGGAGAACGTTTTGAATTTTATTTAGATAGTAAAAAGAGTACTTTTGAATAA
- the proC gene encoding pyrroline-5-carboxylate reductase, with product MKIGFIGVGSMAKAMIRGFIKSNQVKPRDIFVHSKHAENYKNFSKDYDLNAMDSNEEVIDSSDYIILAINPDDVIDVLKNVRDLLDNKVLISIVWDYDLQRLEELTNYDLPIMRMVPNVNVEENSGSIAYNYNNNLQDNQLSSTINTFKLLGKMIKVSEDKINIAGSLVGCTPAYAYLFVEAFSQIAVKYGINKKDANVMLTQAVKGSMETISKSSLSTSDLIDNVCSPGGSTVKGLLALKENGFENAIMKCFDATQGRH from the coding sequence ATGAAGATTGGCTTTATTGGTGTAGGGTCGATGGCTAAGGCTATGATTAGAGGATTTATTAAATCTAATCAGGTTAAGCCACGAGATATTTTTGTTCATAGTAAACATGCTGAGAATTATAAAAATTTTTCTAAAGACTATGATTTAAATGCCATGGACTCTAATGAAGAAGTTATTGATTCTAGTGATTATATTATTTTAGCAATTAATCCTGATGATGTTATTGATGTATTAAAAAATGTAAGAGATTTGTTAGATAATAAAGTACTTATTTCTATTGTTTGGGATTATGATTTACAACGCCTGGAAGAACTTACTAATTATGATTTACCAATTATGCGTATGGTTCCTAATGTCAACGTTGAAGAGAATTCAGGAAGTATCGCTTATAATTACAATAATAATCTGCAAGATAATCAATTAAGCTCTACAATAAATACATTTAAACTCTTAGGTAAAATGATTAAAGTATCGGAAGATAAAATTAATATTGCTGGATCTTTAGTTGGATGTACACCAGCTTATGCTTATTTATTTGTTGAAGCCTTTAGTCAAATAGCTGTTAAATATGGCATTAATAAAAAAGATGCTAATGTAATGTTAACTCAAGCTGTAAAGGGTTCTATGGAAACAATTTCTAAAAGTTCTCTTAGCACTTCAGACCTAATTGATAATGTTTGTTCACCTGGTGGTAGTACCGTAAAAGGACTTTTAGCATTAAAGGAAAATGGCTTTGAAAATGCAATTATGAAATGTTTTGATGCTACCCAGGGTCGCCACTAG
- a CDS encoding peptide MFS transporter → MKKKYKFLDETFNNQPNGLSTLISTETFERFTYYGTRATLLFYMYYSLKEGGIGLNLANAISIFSIFGSLVYLFSVLGGYVSDRLLGNYRTVSLGAILIIIGQLLLSLPLFKIPLLFISIIFLIFGTGLLKTTISSIVGNLYENKESMMDSGFTYYLSGVNLGALLAPMIIGFIGTHINFHLGFLVGAISMIIGFINYKANSYKYYNSKNMYPINPIEPNDLKNLFIRIIIGVFGITLITILMFEIGSFNINNIITMISIFILIVPILYFIFMFFSRKVNDIEKSNLSIYSFFFISATIFWIIEEQGPTIFAVIANLNSDNNFSLNKYILIIILFIIMSIFILLLRSRKNINKITIFFSIAFIFLSILIYCFKSIDIHIPSSWYQSLNPLFILIYTPLFAKLWSKFKCSAFLKYSIGLFFAGIGCFIMIIPTLLIPSINMKPMWLLLSIGFIGIGEMLISPIGMSLTNKLMPKAFGSQMMAISYLPYASAQAINSQISKYYMLNPHMYFIILGCIGMTMSCIFILFLKKFKKI, encoded by the coding sequence TTGAAAAAAAAATATAAATTTTTGGATGAAACTTTTAATAATCAACCTAATGGATTATCAACATTAATTTCTACTGAAACTTTTGAAAGGTTCACATACTATGGTACTAGAGCGACGTTATTATTCTATATGTATTATTCCTTAAAAGAAGGGGGGATTGGTTTAAATCTAGCTAATGCGATTTCCATTTTTTCTATTTTTGGATCATTAGTATATCTTTTTTCAGTATTGGGTGGTTATGTTAGTGATAGACTTTTGGGTAATTATAGAACAGTATCTTTAGGTGCTATTCTAATAATAATTGGTCAATTATTATTATCTTTACCATTATTCAAAATTCCACTATTGTTTATATCTATAATATTTTTAATTTTTGGAACTGGTTTACTTAAAACAACTATATCTTCAATAGTTGGTAACCTTTACGAAAATAAAGAATCTATGATGGATTCGGGATTTACATATTATTTATCGGGTGTAAATTTAGGAGCACTACTTGCTCCCATGATAATTGGATTTATAGGAACTCATATTAATTTTCACTTAGGATTTTTAGTTGGTGCAATATCCATGATTATCGGTTTTATTAATTACAAAGCTAATTCATATAAATATTATAATTCTAAAAATATGTATCCAATTAATCCAATTGAACCCAATGATTTAAAAAACTTATTTATAAGAATAATAATTGGTGTTTTCGGAATAACATTAATAACTATATTAATGTTTGAAATAGGATCTTTTAATATCAATAATATTATTACTATGATTAGTATTTTTATATTAATAGTTCCTATTTTATATTTTATCTTTATGTTTTTTAGCAGAAAAGTAAATGATATTGAAAAATCTAATCTAAGTATATACTCATTTTTCTTTATTTCAGCTACTATTTTTTGGATAATAGAAGAACAGGGACCTACTATTTTTGCAGTTATAGCAAATTTAAATTCAGATAATAATTTTTCACTTAATAAATATATTCTCATAATAATTTTATTTATTATTATGTCTATATTTATATTGTTATTAAGGAGTAGAAAAAATATAAATAAAATTACTATATTTTTTTCTATAGCTTTTATTTTTTTATCTATATTAATATATTGTTTTAAGAGTATTGATATTCATATTCCTTCTTCTTGGTACCAATCTTTAAATCCATTATTTATATTAATATACACTCCGTTATTTGCTAAGCTATGGTCTAAATTTAAATGCTCTGCATTTTTAAAATATTCAATTGGACTTTTCTTTGCAGGGATTGGTTGTTTTATTATGATAATTCCCACCTTGCTAATACCTAGCATCAATATGAAACCTATGTGGCTATTATTGTCTATCGGATTTATTGGTATCGGTGAAATGTTAATATCACCAATAGGAATGTCTTTAACTAATAAATTGATGCCAAAGGCTTTTGGATCACAAATGATGGCTATTTCTTATCTTCCTTATGCTAGTGCTCAAGCTATTAATTCTCAAATATCAAAATATTATATGTTAAATCCTCATATGTATTTTATTATCCTTGGATGTATAGGAATGACAATGAGCTGTATATTCATATTATTTTTAAAAAAATTTAAAAAAATTTAA